ACGACACTGCACGCGGCGCTGAATCTGCCTCGGCAGGTGCGCGCGAGCGATCAGTGTGGGTCGGTGCGCAGCGCGGTCGCCGCATTGCTGGGCGGATTCCATCAATCGGGCACCACGCTCGTCGCGATGTCCGACACGCGCGTCGGACCGGCGGGTTCTCCCGACGAGATCGGCAGCGGCGACGCGGCCGCAGCATTCGTTGTCGGGTACGGCGATCCCGTGGCAACGCTGGTAGGCACCGCGAGCGCAACCGCCGAATTCCTCGATCGCTGGCGCGCGCCGGGCGATGCATGGTCAGCGTCCTGGGAAGAACGGTTCGGTGAGGACGTCTACCTGGAGTTAGCAACCCAGACGTTCGAGGACGCCTGCGAGCGCGCGAGCATCGGTGTCGGGGAGATCGATTCGCTCGCCATCAGTGGACTCTCCCCGCGTGCCGCGAAGCGATTCACTGCTTCGCTGGACCTCACCGACGGCGTGCTCGCCGATGACCTCAGCGCCGCGATCGGGTACACCGGCGCCGCGCACGCTGGCGTTCAGTTGGCCGATGCGCTGGATCGCGCCGATCCCGGCGACGTCATCGCGCTGGTGGTGCTCGCCGACGGTGTTGATGTGCTCCTGTTGCGCGCAACTGCAGCGCTCGCCGACCGACGGCAGCGCGAGTCTGTCGCCGCACAGATCGCGCACACCGATGACACGCTGGACTACGCGAGTTTCCTCACCTGGAAGGGATTGCTCCAGCGGCCGCAACCACGTCGACCCAATCCCGAGCGGGCAGTCGCTCCGGCGTCCTACCGTGGTGTCGGCTGGAAATTCGGATTCGTCGGTAGCGCCTGTGAAAAGTGCGGGACCCGACATCTGCCACCGCAACGCGTCTGCTTGTCCTGTCACGCCGTCGATGCGATGCGTGATGAACCGATGGCTGACGAACCGGCGCGGATCGCCACGTACACGATCGATCATTTGGCCTTCTCCCCCGCACCACCGACCGTCGGCGTCGTCCTGGACTTCGACAGCGGCGGACGGTTCTCTTGCGAACTGACCGACTGCGACCCGGAAACCGTACACGTGGGGCAACGGGTCGAGCTCACCTTCCGCAAGATCTCTGAGGCGAGCGGCATACACAACTATTTCTGGAAAGCACGCCCGATCCACGCGGATACCGGCGGAAAGGAAGCGCAGCGATGAGTTCACATGGCATCAAGGATCGCGTCGCGATCATCGGAATGGGATGTACTCGGTTCGCCGAGCACTGGGACAAGTCCGCCGAAGACCTGATGGTCGACGCGGTAACCCAGGCGCTGGACTCTGCCGGCGTCGACCGCGACGCAATCGACGCGTACTGGCTCGGCACACTGAGTTCCGGCAACTCCGGAATGCTGCTATCGAAGGCACTCAAGATCGATTACAAGCCGATCACTCGCGTGGAGAATTTCTGCGCGAGCGGATCGGAGTCCTTCCGTAACGCCTGCTACGCCGTGGCATCCGGCGCCTACGACATGGTGATGGCGGTCGGCGTCGAAAAGCTCAAGGATTCGGGCTATTCGGGACTCACCACCGGTGGCGCTCCGGACGACGGCACTTCCCTGAGCCTCACCGCGCCAGCGAGCTTCTCGATGCTGGTTCCGGCGTACGCCGAGAAATACGGCATCGCGCGCGACGAAATCAAGCGAGCCATGACGCGGGTGGCCTACAAGAACCACTACAACGGGGCGCGCAACAGCCTCGCGCAGTTCCAGCAGGAAGTACCGGAGGAAAAGATCTCGAACGCCACCACCGTGGCCGGCGACCTCGGCGTCTTCGACTGCTCCGGCGTCAGTGACGGATCGGCGGCCGCGATCATCGTGCGGGCCGAGGATGCACACAAGTACACAGACAAGCCGATGTACGTGAAGGCGTTGTCGTTCGCGGCCGGTCCGGGGACGGGCTCCTACGACCCGAACTACGACTACACGACGTTTGAGGAGGTCGTGCAGTCGAGCAAGGATGCCTACCAGCAGGCAGGCGTGGACGATCCGGGCAATGACCTGATGATGGCCGAAGTGCACGATTGCTTCACGCCGACCGAACTTGTGCTGATGGAGGACCTCGGGTTTTCCGCGCGAGGGGAGGTTGTCGCCGACACGCTGGCGAACAAGTACGCGCTCGACGGTGAACTCCCGGTCAACCCAGACGGCGGGCTGAAGAGTTTC
The sequence above is a segment of the Cumulibacter soli genome. Coding sequences within it:
- a CDS encoding OB-fold domain-containing protein translates to MSDDPGVLAYASYLPHHRLHQASITGVLGGKPGKRARTVASYDEDTTTMAIEAARAALRANQGDPASLLFASSFPAYADKTNATTLHAALNLPRQVRASDQCGSVRSAVAALLGGFHQSGTTLVAMSDTRVGPAGSPDEIGSGDAAAAFVVGYGDPVATLVGTASATAEFLDRWRAPGDAWSASWEERFGEDVYLELATQTFEDACERASIGVGEIDSLAISGLSPRAAKRFTASLDLTDGVLADDLSAAIGYTGAAHAGVQLADALDRADPGDVIALVVLADGVDVLLLRATAALADRRQRESVAAQIAHTDDTLDYASFLTWKGLLQRPQPRRPNPERAVAPASYRGVGWKFGFVGSACEKCGTRHLPPQRVCLSCHAVDAMRDEPMADEPARIATYTIDHLAFSPAPPTVGVVLDFDSGGRFSCELTDCDPETVHVGQRVELTFRKISEASGIHNYFWKARPIHADTGGKEAQR
- a CDS encoding acetyl-CoA acetyltransferase — encoded protein: MSSHGIKDRVAIIGMGCTRFAEHWDKSAEDLMVDAVTQALDSAGVDRDAIDAYWLGTLSSGNSGMLLSKALKIDYKPITRVENFCASGSESFRNACYAVASGAYDMVMAVGVEKLKDSGYSGLTTGGAPDDGTSLSLTAPASFSMLVPAYAEKYGIARDEIKRAMTRVAYKNHYNGARNSLAQFQQEVPEEKISNATTVAGDLGVFDCSGVSDGSAAAIIVRAEDAHKYTDKPMYVKALSFAAGPGTGSYDPNYDYTTFEEVVQSSKDAYQQAGVDDPGNDLMMAEVHDCFTPTELVLMEDLGFSARGEVVADTLANKYALDGELPVNPDGGLKSFGHPIGASGLRMLYECWLQLRGEAPPERQIKQRGKQYGLTHNLGGRPGECVSFVSIVGAEKG